In the genome of Populus trichocarpa isolate Nisqually-1 chromosome 10, P.trichocarpa_v4.1, whole genome shotgun sequence, the window CATGAAATTAACAACTATGTAAGTTTCTAGTGgctctgaggtttgtgagactcgaactagtaaattttgagaaacaaatttaaaatctaaccaGTTGAACTCAAAACTATAATATTGGTGAGAGGTACATCTATGATAATTATTGGTGAGAAAATTACGCGTCACACTGATAATTCGTGCATTTGTAAGCATAGAGATCGTAGCGCCTTGATACTAACAAGGCGTAAATGGGTGCGTGCTGGTGTTGAGCTCCCGTGAAATTCACATAGGATTTGGACCCAATCAAGATAGTTAGGGGTAAGATTGAGGCCCGATCCATGTGACAACCAGAAACAAACAACAGACAACATAGCTGTCTGCGGTTTGTTGCTGGGACAAGGCCTAGACGGACAGGTTGTTGTCCAGGTTTTTTTGGCCGATCAGTTTGCGAGGCTGTTTTAATTAGAAACCACTTAAAACTAAATCACCAAATATGTGAAAGCTTTGATCGTGAACTAGAATCAGTACTTGGACATGTTCTATTTGACTACTGGCAGGGCTGTTATATAACATGCATGCGCAAGAAATACTGCACTAGTATTTTGGAACAACCTTTACCAATAtctgagaataaaaaaataataattcctgACTTGTTATAAAACTGTCTTAGAAGATAAAATGTCGAGTTTCTCTAGATAGGTGAATTATATATAGCTAAAACCTGACCACTCTAACAGAAAGGGTTCAGATTGTTAGATTTCTTTCGAATTCATAAGATATATATgtgtaaatatttttctaacctacttaacaaaataatcaaattgatttaaatatcagagtttttgtttttccagtaACCCCAACCATAAGGAAATATATACACAACCACAGATGGAACATTCCATTGAcggattttgaaaatttgaaaaataaaataaaataaaaactttcttCAGTAAATGTGTTTATCCATCATTAATCAGGATACTCTCTCACCTGCCTTACATGTCGAGGTAGCCCGATTAAGGCCCATAATATTCAAACCAAATGGCATTTAAACGGCCGAGTAGATAATTGAGTTAGGCCCGTATCGTATTGACTACCCATTACCCAACTTTTTTTCACAAAAAGCCAAGCCCACATAAAATAACTAGGCGTTCAATGGGCTCGCGGGAAATTTAAAAGCACTCAAAGGTGGTCGCATCCTATAGGCTATAATTTGGCTCTATTAAAATAGATGCCACGTCATCACATTTGCCCCGTCATCAACCCTTATAAGCAGCCATTCTCTTTAACCTCTTCTGCTTTATTCTCTCTCACAAATTTAGAAACCTCTCTCCTAAATCGTTGCTTCCTCTCCCAGCCTCACCACTCCAGATCTAAAAACCATTGTTTTCGCCTCCCTCTCGACTTCAACATCAAAACCCACGGCCACGAGCTCAACGTCGCGAATGCTGTTGTGGGAGGAGCCTTTTTATTGCAAGGTTAATTGATTTAGgcattgaattttttgttgttgaatgtGAGGGTGAAGTGGTTTATTAGAGAAAATATCGATTCAACATTGCGAGTGCTGCTGCAGGAGGAGCccttttcaattatttgatGAGACCATTGAAGAAGGGATTGAGCCGCAATGACTGAGGCACATGGCATTAAATCAGGAATGAAGCATCACAATTGCAGGATGTATCTTTTAGGCCATGTTGGTTTGCTAGAAGAAGCAGAAAACTTGATAGAGAAAGCAGATTGCAGAGATGACCCATCTCTTTAGACGGTTCTTCTTGGTGCTTCTACAGCCAGTTCACACTCTGCTATTGCAGAACGCATTGCAAAGAAAGTAATATATTTGGAACCTGAACACCACTTGAGCTCTGTTTATTAAAACTCAGAATTTAATGGCGAAAAGAAGTGGTGGCAAAATGACAGGCAGAAGTCGGATCGAGACTTAAACAGTAATATTTGTTAATATCTAGATGGCAGTCTCAAGTGAAAAGAATCTTTCGTGTAAATCTTCTTCGCAATTTTCAAGACCGAACAAAAGCTTCAAGTTCTCGAGAAATCTACAAAGAGCCCAATTATCCTAGCATTCTGGTAAAAGTACCGAAGAACCCAATAAACTGTAAGAAACGACTTTTCAAGTTTACagaattaaaataacaagaaacaaCACAAAGAAAGTGGGCAAATGCAGGGCATCATTTCTgttgatcaataaaaataaccattttaGGTTTAGAAAGTAGTAACATTATTATACATCTaaaaatgtaaatatatatgTCGCATATATTGAGCAAGAAGGTTTGAAGATCAACCCTGAAGAACCACTGTGCATGAAAAGACCCTTTTACAGCTACTATAAAATGAAGAGAACATGGAGATTTTGGTATTAACATCTGgtttatattttacatgatcTTACAGCAAAACCAAACTTTACATCAAGACAGTACTACCCACACAACAGCCTTGACTAGACGCTTGATCCCTCCAACCTTTAATTGGCTATAAATCCTCTTAAAACCTTCATCCATACCACCTTCTCCACACACAATAAACCAGATTAAAATAACCATTTTAGCCGCAATGCCTGTTATCTCTCAGCACAATATTATATAACTTGTATGGAATAAgttaattcaaagtttttaatgaaatttcaagtttaaaatcattttgagtATTGAGAATTGGATTCTAAATTTCTagaaattatacaaaaataaatcctAACTCAACCTCGAagaaatttaatcttaaaaataagtttttcaaaatatttggcaataaaaataaaataaaataaattatatttttttgaattcaatttatttataaattcaatttaatttaaacattgtagttgaattcaattacaataaaaaataattaaattaattccaaacaaGCTAATAATGAAAGCACGACCTGTTCTTTAGGACTCAAATTCTCACAGAAGAAATAGCGGGTTTTCTCAGCATCATTATTAgactccaaaaacaaaaacttgtgATGTTGAAAAGGTTCGTCCTAAAGATTAAATTGgttttgcttttcatttcatgatCTGTTCAATTTTGTCTAAATGCAATGTGACTATCTAACATTTCTTCTTTCGTTTTCGATCCTCTTTCTTGACCGACTGACATGCACGACAGTGGCTATAGCCTAATTCTTTTTGTGGCACTGAAAGCATTGACCTTTGCATCGTGatagtaaaattaatcaatatgcACAAGTATAACAATCATACGTTATATTGACATGCACTACAACACACGCATAATGGGCTACAGTTATATATACGTAGACCCTAATGTCAACGCTGGgaagattaattaatataatattactaCAATTCAGAattaatctctctttttttcctcaataGATTAATTCTGTGTATTGTGGCTGAGGGAGGGGATCATATTCCACTAATGAAGCCCTTGATCCGTGCCATAATTTCCAATGTTCGAGTTTGTGAGAGCTGAGACTTGCTTAGAATCTGGAATGCATGCCCTACACCTTTATGAACCACATGCTCCACTCTCTTACCTGCTCTACCCAAAGAAGCAACAAACTCCAAGCTCCTGTCTTTCAAAATATCCATCTCTGATATGCATACCATAATTGGAAATCTCCCAAAATCCTCCAATTTCACTGACCCTTTTGCTAGAGGGTTGCACCATGGATGGTCCCGGCTAGCGCCGCAAGGCAAAGCTAATCGCCAATATGTATCAGAGGCTGCCAAGTTAAGCGCCGAGCGAGGTGATTGTACAGAGTGTTTTTCTGAATGAGTACGTGCCTCTCCTCCGAAAAATGGTTGAATCAAGATAATGCCTTTCAGAGTTAGTGGCTTTATGGCTGCAGCAGCTTGTCCTGCATTAAAGGAATCGAGTCTTGTGATGACGTTGAAGGCTATGTTGGCACCAGCACTATCTCCAGCTAGAAAGACGTCGGAGAAATTCCATTGACTAGTCCACCAATTATCAGTACAAACAGAAAGAGCTTGTTGTTTTAACCACTTTAGAGCCTTAATTCCATCATCATAGGCTGCTGGGAGAGGATTTTCAGGGGCTAAACGGTAATTAACTGACATGATTATGCAATTGGCCTTAGCAGCTAGCCTTGCTAGGAAGTCATGGTAGCAACTCCAAGCAGCTGAGCCTACACAAAACCCACCTCCATGGAAATATACAAGTAAAGGCAGCTTACCTTGGAACTTAATTGGGACATAAAAACGTGCCCAAATGTTTGTGAAGTTGTCAATGACCGTGTCCCGTGAAGTCACACCGAGCCCGGGAGCTAAAGTACTTGTGACACATGGAACAATCTGCGGTCTCTCCACTCGCCCATCTTTGTACGCTTTGATTAGGCCATCAATTTCCTCGGCTACAACCCCATGCTGATGACAGTCTCTGCCAATCTTATGACTTAAACTTGAACCAACTTTAGCAGCAGCCATTCTTCTAGTTCTCATGAGATGGAGGAGTGAAAATGAAGAGCAAAAATCTTCGAGGGTTTTTAggtcacacacacacaagtaCTGCGCTGTCCCTTACACTTCCTAGCGCTGTGTGTATATATAGGAGGGTAAAAAGATAAGGGCTGACCTATCCTGTTGTTTCTAGGCAAGTGGGCAATTAAAAATGGACACATGTCTTCACGAGATTCAAGTATGGGTTGGGGTCGGGGGCTGTGCTCCTGGCTAGAGCTCCTCACTCTCAAGTctcaagtttaaattaaaaaaaagtaaggttACGTTAATCATAATGTTTTGTTGTCGTGCCCTTGCACGTTAGTGGGCTGTTCCAGCCTAccaaaaagggggggggggggggggggggggggggaaattCTAAACAAGTCGTTCGGATTTAGGTGTGTAGGAAAGCATCAAAAACCTGCCGTTTTATATAGGGTTACAATATTTGACCAgcaatttaattaagaattgtAATATCATGATTATACCTGTACaatatgtctttttatttttcttttgtagttCTATATTTTACATGTGGCAGGCCATGATAATATTTGACTCTCGCTGAACGATATTTGCGTCAATTATGCTAGCCAAGGCCATCATTgatgtaacttttttttttttcatacaaaaaggTTTAGATTCaggagtgttttttattttattttgaggaAGAGTAATTGGGTTCCAATTAAACTATATACTTAGTGTGGCCagcaatgatattttttttcatccttgccATGGGAATACATTTATCAAACAAAATGTGATTTTAAACCAGGGGTTTTGGTGGGcctgaaagaagaagaaaaattcagcTAGAGTGCTGGATGTACTAAAAAATCGAAGGCCACACGCGGTATATGCAAAACATTTGCACAAGGAAGGAGAGCACTTAGCACTAAGAAATATTCCCTAGTGCGTGGCATGACATTGTTGACATTTAGAGAAACAAAAGCATATTGGATGTAGTGGAGTCATAAAACCCATCAACATAACTTTTGGCTGCCTCCCAATAACATCTTTTCGAAACAACTGTTGGGACAAATTTCTCACACAAGTTAAAGTGGAGCATtctggatttattttttctcccaCTGAAAGGAAGAGTACGTGTCATGTGTGGCCTTGGATCGATAGGGCATGTCGACAAAAGTAACTTTTTAGCAGCAGCAGCCCTTCAATTCCCTGTTCTTAGGACGACTGCCATGGAACATGCACTTCATTCTTCATAACATCTCTTTCAAGACCCATAACCATAGTTGTTTGGTCAAAGGCCTTTGCTTGTCAAGTCTTTTTAAACATTCACATTCAATGCACACAGCTCGGGTTCGGGCATCTTGTTGGACTATAACTTAGCACGCATAGGTATCGTAGATTTAAGGGATAATACCGACattatagaaataataataaaaaaaagaagcactaCTCGTCACTCATTAGTCACTGGACAATGGCTCCACGCAACTTAATTGGTGCACAAcaactcttatatatatatatatatatatatatatatatttggtcaCCGACTAATCTTCatgtcctgaaattaacaatcatgtaagttTCAAACGGTCCTAAAATTTATGGTACTCGAATTGATGACCTTTAGGGTGACAGGTCTAAAACTTTACTAATTGAGCTATACCTCTAAGAgttctcttttatatttatctatatataaaaaaaatctattttttttagttacttaccttaaaatattagattgtatttatataaatatcttatattaaattttattttaaacaagatGTTTACATTAACATTCCAGTTTAATGGACTGATTAGATGTAATTTAATGTTATAATTTATTGGATTCAAGTTTAAATGTAtggttatcatttaattttttttagttttcatgttcaaaaatttcttaaataatatcagaACATTTTGCTATCTTAATTATTCCTGAAAAGATATTTCAAGATCAATTGCCATAAGATTTCTACGAAACACTTGAAATTAATAGTGCAAGACGCCTAAAGGGAAAGTTACGATCGCGGTTAATTtccacaaaatttaatttaacaagcttgcttttgcatcaaaatatataatgttCCTGTTCCTAGAGTATTGGCACTCCCTTTTATTTATGTCTTATGTCAtcacaacaaaattaatttttgatggatttaatttgtttttaaaaattactcaaATAAATGTTGTGATATGTGTGTAGAAGAATAATGGAATTTTATAACTGTCATTACTGTATGTTTTTAacggtattttttaattgtagtatatttttatcaatattggATATgaaagcatttatttttaaatgtcattaaattttaatggcCTTTATAACAAATATCTCTAGATAAACGTCtattaattgttaataaaattgatataaatatatctttaaagataattgataaaaataccTATAATGTAGTTAACTTATAGTTACTGAAATTCTATTTTACAGCAGCGTGCATGCAAGCAAATGATATATAATGTGATGCACCATAACAAATTAAACTCATCAAGAGAGTTCACGAGAGTAATAAAGTGAATATTCGTGTATAAGCGAAAGGGTTCTTGAATTGAGTCTCTTTTCTTGGGAAAGAATATCCAGCTGTTGTCATGTAAAGAATGCAAAGGGAAAGATAAGAAGTGTATGGATACTGCTAGGCAAGCAAATCTTGCGAGCCCTGCAATTTGGAAGCCATATATCCTTTTGCACATGGCATGTGTCCGAGCCTTGCTGAGCAGTCCACCTCCTTGGTATTCCGCAGCGGGTTGGAGAGAAGGATAAAAATGAAGCCATGATCAGATAGATGCTATTGCACATGGCATATGAATGGGAATAATTTTTTCACTAGGTGTGCCTGGAGGAAATTCGAATTGTACTATTTCTTGTTCGAGAAATAAttctaatcaaatcaaatcaaatcaaatcgaCACGGTAAAGGCTCCTCCTGGGTCTAGTGGTTCGGAGATGTTATATTTCCAAATAGACACACCTATAATATAAGCAAGGTTATTAGAAACGCGTGATTCAAATAGTACAGTTTTATTTACGAAGCAAGATCATAAAACATCCGGATGAGATCGTGATTAAATCGTTTCCTAACTCGGTAGTATATTGGCGATCATGACGATCCATACCTTCTTTATGTTTTTGGGTGCCATTTTTGGCTTTCTGAGATAAATCgatgtcttcttcttctagagaaaaaaagagtagaACAGAGAGGGTGTATGACCGCTATGACATTAACCTTCATCATTATAAATCTTGCTTCTTTGCTCGCGTCAAAGAACAATTAATGGGTTTTGATGAGGTGTTTGCCTGGTTGAGAATTGGCTTTTATTAACTCAGGCATATGTGACCTTTTACTTCTggtgcaatatatatataaaatcctgGACGTAAGCATAGTTGAAACCTTCTTCTTTATCTTGCTGTGATTTTCTCTTCATCGATCAGGATGTATGTATGATCCTAACAGCATCtcaacatatttatatatagagcAATCAGTTATGGTAGCCCAAAAGGATTAACAATATGCAGCTTGCTCCCCTTACGAAACAGAGGATGATTAAGATTGGCTGATGTCTTGGTTCAATTTGCTCTGATGACAAAACGCCAACACATAAAGTTACCTGCATGCGTTTCTCAATCGGAATATTTTTATAAGCGGGAGCCTGCAGTACATGAACCTTTTTTGTTTGGCAACACAGCCCAAATATCGTAATCCTCTTCGCATAGCCTTTTTCTTTATGGACACTAAACAGGGTGGTGCTGCACTTTCTTATACATATTTACGGATCTTCCACGTAACAAAGGCAAGTGCTCAATGTGCAGAATAAAATCGTAAGAAAGTTTGTCCATTTAGggagcaaaaaataaataaaattggagCATTGGTTTCCCTTCCTTCAAGTCATCTATCTCATCATCCTTTCTTCAGTTGGAGGAGCAGTGGCAGCTAATCTTTTCTGCCTTTCCATGTTCCCATGCCACCCTTTTCCATCAGAAACAGAAGAAGTTAGGCAGATAAAAATACAAGAGAAAAACAGAACAACACTATTTCTCCAAAAAAGAGGAGGGAGGGGGTCACCAATAGACAAGTCGAAGCCGCGGTTCTTGAGCTCTCTATACTCTTGACACAAAGCACATTCCTCGCAAAAACAATGGACACAACAATCTGTGCATGGGCTTTCCTCCAAGAAAAACTGCCCTCTCAACTTAGATCGATAAAAGCACGAGTACAAACAAGAGCACCCAGTCAAACATAGTATTAATGTATAAAGGGTTCCACTCATTCCACATGCTGCATATTTCACCTTAATTAGTTAAGAAACAGCcaattcttacaaaaaaaaccaatgttatcaacattaattaaaatcttttaaattttcagaACTTACAAGTTGATCCTCTGTCAACAATTTCTGCAATTCGTCCAAATGCAACACATGGACACCAGCATGTTAAGCAACCTGCAGGACAATAGTCCGTTGTTAATACTCATACTTTTTCCTTGCAAGATCCAGAATATTATATGGCTACAATAATGAGAGAAAGGAAAGCAGAAGAAATCACACTACATGCTAGTAGAAAAAGATTTGGCAAATTGAAGTAAGATCtcaatcaccaaaaaaaaaaaaaaagatatacatGTTCAACTAGCATTTTTGGAAATCTTAATTTAACCGCATctgttttatatatacatgttcACGTTATATTTGAAGAGCTAAATACTCAAAATTTACTTATTTCTCGACACTACTTAATTTctgcaagagaaaaaaaaaagcacatgaTATATAGCACCATTTATGTCATTATGAAGAGGATTCCTATGTATAAACATATAACATCAGGTTCGATTTACATGGCCATTTAATCTTCAGAATCTGATTTTTGGCACCAGCGTTCATGCGATTTTGAAAAATCCActgaaaacaaacttaaaatcttAGAATTGCAATGGTTTAGTAGAATCTAATTGTTTCTACAAGCACCATCAACTACAAAACACTCTTAATTACTTTTACACGTTATTAACTTAATTACCATGCAATGGCACCACACAAGTGCtttgaaaataaacttttggTGACATCTAAAATTAAACTGTAACACGTACGGTCCATCCATAATGACTGCATATGTATGTGTACATGAAAAGTACTCACAGCTATTAAGATCGCTAAAACAACCACAGAGACTAGTGGACCAAGGCCCTGAAGAAAGAGAATGGCTGGCATTGTTGAGCGGGAGAGGAGGACTTGGATCAGGATTATTTTGATTCGCTAAAGGGACTGGGATTCCAGTAGCCACGGCGtcttcaaaattgaaaaaatgtgGCTGCGGTGGTGCCGATGATGTTGCATGTGATGGCTCCTTTTGGAACTCACTGGAAATTGAAGGATACATTTCGTTGCAAAGGGTGAGGAAGGGGAAGGGTATGCCACACAGTTGATTTTAAATAGGAAGATTGCAAAGGAACGtgtctcttcaaaaattaactGTCAGcaaccgtttttttttttttttccttagaaaATGATTTGATGATACGTGAACTTATCAAATTAACGTGTACTATTTTGAGTAGCCTGTAAGAATTCATGTGCATCCATTTTTCTCTTAATGTTCTTCAATTAGTGGATAAaaattagctttttaatttcttaatataaaatgttagtttaattttaaaaccatcACAAGAATTTGTCCTAgtattgagaattttttatagaaatataatattaggattgggatttaatttttatacatgttCATGTATGTGATTTTTATGAATgtctgaaaaatatatttaaatgaggAGGCCAAATCCACGTTGAAGATCGTGAGAGGTCCACATGTTGGATAAATTTAGGTTGAACAAGAGATTTGATGATATGGAGTGCGGGTTTAActttaggccccgtttgtttgcaggaaaatgaattcctttgggaaagtgaattccgggaaagtattttctaatgtttggtagtgttatgaaaaataaactggaaaacactttccagtgtttggttatgttatggaaaatgaactggaaaataatttaataatgaattaatttttttttcaagtttatctaatatatataaaatatttaatcacttacaataaaaaaaaatgaaatctaaaaagtataatgatgattttttttattatatcctataTTCATACATAAGCTTATGaaatatttctataaaaagcctattaatatatttttttcaattttaaaagcttaaaataagtttttttttttcatatgaagaaagccaaattagttttCTACAAAAAATTATGCTGAAAGAAGCGGACAATAATTCTCTATTTTTCCTGTTATATTCATTCCTCATTTCCCCTGTTATAACCGGTTCGGTTTGTATAATTCCCCAATTGCACTGTTGCATTCCCCTCCCATTCCCCCTGTTATTCATTCCACATTTTCCCTATAATTTCGTTATAACTGGTTTGTATAACTCCCCATTAGCATTCAACAATTTCACTGTTCCCGATTCACTAACAGAAATCTCCCAACAATTTCACTGTTCCCATTCCCCTCCTAATGGAAGGCaaccattttcttcttccccacAGCAGTGGGCAGAGACCCACGGTCTCCTGTCCCTCTTCCTTCCCCTGGAAGACAAGCCACCACCTTCCCCCACTTTTGGCCTTGGGGACCAAAACCAGAGAAACCCCTGGCTGAAGGGGGTCCTGATTTTCAGTTTCTTCTCCCTTCAGCCGGGCAAGTCTTCCTCTCCCTCACTCAAAAAGCCAACACTCCCCCCACGGTCTATGCTTACTCTTTGGCCAAAACACAGAAGGAACCCAAACAGCTCCCCCCACAAGGACTTCCCCTCTGCCTCTCTCCCTCTCGGCCGCTCCTTTTTCTCCAGCCAGAACCGCCGCTGGAACCTTTCCCCCCTCTGGcctgatttttgtttcttcttcctcccccCGGATGTATTGATTTCCAGCCCCATCTCCGGCTACTACACTTCTCTTCCATGTTAACAGAAATcgcccccccctccccccccccccaccgtTTTGCCTCTCTCTGTCACAGTTATCTCTCCCACCCTCCCCCCACCGTTTTGCCTCTCTCTGTCACAGTTACCTCCCCCCTCCCCCCCGCCGGTTTTGTCTCTCTCAGTTTCCTCtgtgattttgaagaaaaagttcCAGTTGAGAGCTGAAAGCTGTGTATGAGAAAATGaacggaaagtgttttcctttctttaacaaaaggaaaacactttcctttcgtaaagttaatttttttaatctgactGGAATTTAGTTTCCTTTGACCATTTTCTTATATTGCTGCCAAACATGGGAAAagcaggaaagtgaattccaggaattcactttcctgcaaTCAAACACGGCCTTAGATACATCAATGAgcctattttaataaaaaaaattgaaaagaaaaaataatataataattagatatttcCTGCGAAACCTCGTAAAAGTCCAGAATCTTAATTTGATTGTCAATGTATCAATGAATTTCCAATGAGATCCTTACATAAATTCTAGTCAGCAAAACTATTAAATAGTAGTATGAAATAGAGATAGTTAATTACTCGTCTTCATTCAAAACTATTGAATATTGTAAGGTCTTGATTTTAAATTACATGATAAGCAAGACTATGTAAAGGCATATAAAGTCCTTGTGTTTTCTTATATCATGTGATTGGATGGATTTTAGTGAAATGAGAGAGAtagaaatcaatcaaattaatatgattGAGAATCTATTGATACGTAGGGTctgatttgagaaaaaaaggtaTGCTGGGGACCCTTTCAAGATTGTCTGTATAGGTTGGggacttcttttcttttttagattgaaGGGGAAAATTTTAAGGTTAAATAATCACAATCTTTGTCATTGACCGTAAGAAAGTCAGGTAGAAAACGTATGTGCTCGTATGTCTTGATCTCATGagtttaatttataatgaaaaCATTAATTGTCCTTCTTTCGGCTAATTGCGTCTCTTACTAACCTTGATTAAGATAATGTCaggattttgaatttgtgaATCTTCCTAGCAGGTTTCGTATactgtttttttaataggttATACTTACAGGTAATTTTCCTCTATTATAAATCACTGCATTTAGATTGTATTTGGTATTATgatagttattgttttttaaaatgtttttaatttttaaatatattaaaggaatgttttttatattaatacataaatttttcttttgaaaaactcGGAGGCCGAGTCCCAGATCTGTTGCCCTTGGTCAGGAAAGAAATAACCAGGAAACCATACATTTGAGAATGACAAAGTTAAGAAATGGCCAGTTCAACCATTTGTGAGGTCACATTTATCAAAAagattgaataaaacaaaaaataataattagtccACTATttgaagttaattaattatgcaCAGGAATTTCCACGCAAAATCGACTTCCAAAAATGTCAGCGATTGATCAGAGCCAGGCTACATGCCTATAAATGGGAAGCTACACCTCCATACCCTTCCACCATCTTCAAATCTCCTACATCAGCAGTATTATTTCTACCAAGCAAGGGCAATATGGCTTCAAGGAGGGAAGGGACTGAATGCCCTGAAGCTGTTCCACCACCTTCACAATTTCCTGAAGGGCAATGGTCCACTGGGATATGCAATTGTTTTGATGACCCTTCTAACTGTAAGTATATATCCTGCTGCCACATTACAAACACTTAATTTGTCGCTTGAAATTAATACATTCCATTTACAATGTCTGCTT includes:
- the LOC7489361 gene encoding probable carboxylesterase 6; translation: MRTRRMAAAKVGSSLSHKIGRDCHQHGVVAEEIDGLIKAYKDGRVERPQIVPCVTSTLAPGLGVTSRDTVIDNFTNIWARFYVPIKFQGKLPLLVYFHGGGFCVGSAAWSCYHDFLARLAAKANCIIMSVNYRLAPENPLPAAYDDGIKALKWLKQQALSVCTDNWWTSQWNFSDVFLAGDSAGANIAFNVITRLDSFNAGQAAAAIKPLTLKGIILIQPFFGGEARTHSEKHSVQSPRSALNLAASDTYWRLALPCGASRDHPWCNPLAKGSVKLEDFGRFPIMVCISEMDILKDRSLEFVASLGRAGKRVEHVVHKGVGHAFQILSKSQLSQTRTLEIMARIKGFISGI
- the LOC7466907 gene encoding protein PLANT CADMIUM RESISTANCE 11 isoform X2, whose protein sequence is MYPSISSEFQKEPSHATSSAPPQPHFFNFEDAVATGIPVPLANQNNPDPSPPLPLNNASHSLSSGPWSTSLCGCFSDLNSCCLTCWCPCVAFGRIAEIVDRGSTSCGMSGTLYTLILCLTGCSCLYSCFYRSKLRGQFFLEESPCTDCCVHCFCEECALCQEYRELKNRGFDLSIGWHGNMERQKRLAATAPPTEERMMR
- the LOC7466907 gene encoding protein PLANT CADMIUM RESISTANCE 11 isoform X1, whose product is MYPSISSEFQKEPSHATSSAPPQPHFFNFEDAVATGIPVPLANQNNPDPSPPLPLNNASHSLSSGPWSTSLCGCFSDLNSCCLTCWCPCVAFGRIAEIVDRGSTSCGMSGTLYTLILCLTGCSCLYSCFYRSKLRGQFFLEESPCTDCCVHCFCEECALCQEYRELKNRGFDLSIGDPLPPLFWRNSVVLFFSCIFICLTSSVSDGKGWHGNMERQKRLAATAPPTEERMMR